In the Clostridium cellulovorans 743B genome, TGCTGAAGAAATGAGTGCAGCTACTGAAGAGGTAGCAGCTATAGCTCAAAACTTAAGTACGACTACTGAAGAGATGAAGGAAAGTATAAATCAATTTAGCATATAGAATAGAATGTAAAAGAAAAATCCCTGGCAACTTGCTAGGGATTTTTTTGTTGATTAAAGAAGTCTCCTAATTGAATACTGTGAGATTTCTTTAATTCATATCATAATTTTTATCTGTTAAATTTAGTTTTTATGCTTGTCCAATAATCAGCATTTTCAAGTCCAAGTCTCCAGATAGCTATACCAGCTACATCATAAGAATTTACTAAATCAAGTTTGAAGTTTAAGCTATAAGCATTTTCAAACCAAACGCTATGAGATACACCAGATGCATCTGTATAATTGAAGTATGGACATTGAGATACAGAATCCCACTGAATAGTTGCTCCGTAAGTTGTAGCTAAATTATTGATACCATTAATTCCATATGCTTTAGTACCGTTTGAAGACCAATCATAACCATATGCTGCAGTTCCAACTAAGATTTTTTCTTTTGGAATAACTGAAACAGCATATTTAATTACACTTTCTACCCAACCAATTGAAGCCACAGGGCCTGCAGTTCCGCCTGGATAATGTTCATCGTAAGTCATTAAAACCATCTGATCTACATATTTGCCTAGGGCAGCATAGTCGTAAGCGCCAGTCCAAGAATTTGTAAGACTATCAAAAGTTTTTGCTGGAACTGCCATTGAAACATAGAAGCCTTGAGGATGAAGTGTGTTGTATAACTCACTCATAAAGGTTGTTAAGTAGCTTCTGTCAGAAGCATATACACCTTCAAGGTCTATATTTACACCTTTATATCCATTAACTTTTACAATGTTTAAAATATTATTTATAAAAGCTTGTCTATTAACTGAGTTTTGTAATACACTTCTTGCAATATTTCCATCAAAGTTATTTGCAATCATAGCAAGAGTTTTAATGTTGTTGCTATTTGCATAAGTTATTTGATTAGTTGGAACAAGTCCAGTGACATTACCATAAGCATCTGTAGTATAGGTAGCTGTAGCAATTTCATCTAAAGTAGAAGTATTAGTTGTCATTGAGTTATAAGAAGAACTATCTCCAGAATAATAGTAAGTTGTATAGCCTAAAACTAATTTTTTAGCTACTGGAGTAGGTGTTGGTTCTACTGGAACTGGAGTAGGTTCAGGTTCTACAACAATTTGAGCTGTTGTTAAATTTATATGAGTAGAATCTGGGGAAGTTCCATAAGCATTATACGCTCTAACAAAATACCAATACTTTGTGTTTGCTGTTAAAGCTGTATTTTTAAAGCTAGTAGTTGTAACTTTAGTTAATAAAGTATAATTTGAATCATTAGGGGTTGCCCTATATATACTGTAGCCAGTTGCACCAGAAACTCCTTGCCAGGTTAAGGTTGCTTCACTGGTTGTAACTCCAGAATAAGTTAAGGAAGTTGGAGCTGTAGGTGGTGTTCCTGTCTTTCTAGCAGGCTTAGCTGATACAAAACTAGCATTTAGTAAGAACACAGCTATTAGTGAAAAAATCATCATTAGTTTTCTAAAAGATCTCAATATTAAGCACTCCTTTTTTCTCAGAATACTTAATATTTCGATTATCAAAGAAAAAAATGTACAAGAAATTAGAGGAAAAAGTTAATCTATTAAATTCATAATTATCTCGTCTAAAGAAGTATCTCCAAGGGTTGAAGTCAATTTTTTAAATTTTCTATTCATTTTCTTTTTTAAGTTTTTCATATAAATCAACGTAAATGGTGAAAATTCCTCTATAAAATTTATGTAGTCTTTGGAAAAATATTTTCTATTATCTGTCACAGCGAAAATGATTAAATATAAGCAATTATCCTTAATTAAAGTTTTTAATCCATCTACATCAGGGGCAGCAAAACATTCAGCATTGTCTAAGAGCGTTATAATTAGATTAATAAGCTTATTAACTAGAGAATCCAGTGGATAATTTCCCGCTAACTGAGAGAAAATCGTACAATTATTATTTTCTATATCAGATTTTATATCTTGAAGATCATCACAAAGTTGAAGGATGAAGCCATAACCAAAAGCAAAGGTTTCTTCCTCTGTGTTTAGATCCCCCCGTACTAAATAACCATCAGCAAGAACCGAAGTGCCTCCCTTTTCAATAGTTACACTTAAAATGTTTCTTTCATATGGAAGCGATAGCTGTTCTTGTTGTATAAGGCTTTTCCTTTGACCTTCATTAATTGAAAGAAGTCCCTTATAAACCTTTGGGTAACTTTTTCTGCTGAAATTTCTTTCTATATAATCTATTAATTTAAATATCTTTTCTTCATAGGAATTAGCAGTAGAAACATTTTCGCCCTTGATTTTTTTAGTAAGCCTTTTAATAAAAGCTTTTTTCACATCTGTTGAAATGTTTGTATCATCAAGATAATTATCTGTATAAGGATAAAGCATACTATAGCCAAAACTACTAGAAGTAAATTTTATTTCTGAATTAAATATATTTTGAAAAATGTTTACTATCCACATATTCCTAAGGGCTTGGCTTATATCTTTAAAAGAAATATCCTTATCAAAGGTTTTGCTTTCCTTTACAAAGGAGCTTGTGCTTTTAAAGAAGGAATCTGTAATATATTCATCAAAATATTTAAGATTTAATACTGGTTGTGTTCTTATAAGTCTTTTGAAGGTTGCTATTGTATTTTGTTTCCAAAAAGGTCTTTCTTCTAAATTCTTTGGAAAGTTACTTAACATAGACATCACTTGGTCTATTATAGAATCAAAAGCCTTTTCATTACTTTTTTTATCGAAGGAAGATTTTTTAGGAAGTGGCATTTGTGATGTTGTCGGTGTATTCCACCAAATATCGCTGTATAAAGCTATTAGATTATCGATTGTTAAAGATTTATGATTTAAGTTTTTTAAAATTTTCTCTTCCAATTTGAATCTCTCCATTATAAATAATTTGCCTGAATGACTACCATCCGTAGCACGGTAGCGAAGGCTGTTACATCCTTGGATAATGAGGTTTTAATATCAAAGATACTAAGAGTTCTGTTAACCAGCGATTGGTTTATAAATCAATTATATATGAGAAATAAGGAGTTATCTAGCAAATAAAGATTAATTTGCTGTGTACAGCATTAATTATAGCGAAATATAAAGGTATGGAGTTAAATGGAAAACTTAAAGCTGCAATGATATAATGGACTATAATGTAAATATAATATTTAGAAATACTTTTAAAATGTATATTACAATTGAAACTTATATTGAAATTAGTGGGTTTGTAGAGTATCTTACACTAATTGAAGGTGAGGAATTATTGTAATTTATAAGTTATACTAATGTTCATATAAGTAGGAGGGAAATAGTAGTTTGAGAGAATTGTTTAATAAGTATCCAGTAGGTTCCTATTATGTTATTACAATGATAATGAGTTTGATTTTAATATTACCTCATATGATTTTTACCCGTATTGGAGATTATTCTTTTTCCTTTACACAACTTGGACCGTCACTAGCACTGTTAATTTATGTGTATATAACTAAACAGAAGGATATATTAGAAAAGATAAAAAATAATATGATCACTTGTAAGAGTTTAATTTTGTATCCTATTATACTTGTTTCATTTTTTATAGTTATGTGGCTTTGTAATGTTATTTTATCCTTGTATGGTATACCATATAAGCCTTGGAATGGATCTATAATGTTCTACATATTAAATATTTTATCAATGATTATATGTTGTGCTGGTGAAGAGTTTGGGTGGCGAGGTTTTCTATTACCTCTTCTTAATAAAAAGTATTCCTTGTTTACCAGTTCTGTGATATTAGGAGTTATGTGGGGGATATGGCATTTAAACTTAAGCAGTGTGCTAGGATTTTTTATGTATGTTCTTTATATAACAGAGCTTTCAATCATTATGGCATGGATTTATAGTAAGACTAATGCTGATTTGAAGCTTATGATTCTAATCCATTTTTCTTTTAATTTCTTTTCACATGTGTTCACTTGGCAGAGGTTTGTTGCACCTTTATTCGTAATTGAGGCCATAGTCTTTGGAATAATTGCTGGTGTAATTGTGCTATTTAATCTTAAAAGATTTTTTAGTAGTGAAATCTCAGAATAATATTCGATGGTGAAATTTTAAAATAATATTGATAGTGAAATGGCTAACGTTGAAAATAGCGTTAGTCTTTTTGGTGTTTCAAAACGCTGATATAAAAAGAGGATAGATAAATCTAAAGAATAAAAACAACAACTATAAGAATAGAATTAATAAAGTACTAAAATATGAGGGCGATGAAATGTCAAAAAAAATGTGCCCCAAAGAGGTAATTGCAGCTTTAAAAAATACCATAGGCGATAGTAGGCTAAAAAAGATGAATCTTATTTGGTTAGAGGCTTGTGGTTGCTCAGGCAATATTATTTCTCTCTTAAATGCTAATGACCCTGATGTTGGCTATTTGTTAACTGAGATGGTTAAGATAACTTACAATAACAGCATTATGGCTCAGCAAGGTCAGGAAGCTGTTGAGAGTTTTCTTGAAACCCTAGATACAGAATTCATTTTAGTGGTAGAAGGAGCGGTGACTACAAGGGATAATGGAATTTATAACATTATTGCTGAATATAATGGCAAGTTACTTTCAGGCGCTGAAGCAATATCTCTTGCAGCAGGAAAGGCAAAGTATGTAATAGCTGTGGGAACTTGTGCTTCTTATGGTGGCCCAACAGCAACAAAGCCAAATCCATCTTCAAGTACAAGTGTTCCGGATTATTTGGGGACTGAGGTTATAAGAGTTCCAGGCTGTCCTGCAAATCCTCATTGGGTTATTAGTACTATTGCTCATTTAATTTTATTTGGATTGCCAGAGTTGGATACAGAGAAACGACCAGTGTTTTTATATGGAGATACTATACACACTTATTGTTCAAGGAG is a window encoding:
- a CDS encoding glycosyl hydrolase family 18 protein; protein product: MRSFRKLMMIFSLIAVFLLNASFVSAKPARKTGTPPTAPTSLTYSGVTTSEATLTWQGVSGATGYSIYRATPNDSNYTLLTKVTTTSFKNTALTANTKYWYFVRAYNAYGTSPDSTHINLTTAQIVVEPEPTPVPVEPTPTPVAKKLVLGYTTYYYSGDSSSYNSMTTNTSTLDEIATATYTTDAYGNVTGLVPTNQITYANSNNIKTLAMIANNFDGNIARSVLQNSVNRQAFINNILNIVKVNGYKGVNIDLEGVYASDRSYLTTFMSELYNTLHPQGFYVSMAVPAKTFDSLTNSWTGAYDYAALGKYVDQMVLMTYDEHYPGGTAGPVASIGWVESVIKYAVSVIPKEKILVGTAAYGYDWSSNGTKAYGINGINNLATTYGATIQWDSVSQCPYFNYTDASGVSHSVWFENAYSLNFKLDLVNSYDVAGIAIWRLGLENADYWTSIKTKFNR
- a CDS encoding CPBP family intramembrane glutamic endopeptidase codes for the protein MRELFNKYPVGSYYVITMIMSLILILPHMIFTRIGDYSFSFTQLGPSLALLIYVYITKQKDILEKIKNNMITCKSLILYPIILVSFFIVMWLCNVILSLYGIPYKPWNGSIMFYILNILSMIICCAGEEFGWRGFLLPLLNKKYSLFTSSVILGVMWGIWHLNLSSVLGFFMYVLYITELSIIMAWIYSKTNADLKLMILIHFSFNFFSHVFTWQRFVAPLFVIEAIVFGIIAGVIVLFNLKRFFSSEISE
- a CDS encoding hydrogenase small subunit, whose amino-acid sequence is MSKKMCPKEVIAALKNTIGDSRLKKMNLIWLEACGCSGNIISLLNANDPDVGYLLTEMVKITYNNSIMAQQGQEAVESFLETLDTEFILVVEGAVTTRDNGIYNIIAEYNGKLLSGAEAISLAAGKAKYVIAVGTCASYGGPTATKPNPSSSTSVPDYLGTEVIRVPGCPANPHWVISTIAHLILFGLPELDTEKRPVFLYGDTIHTYCSRRSFFDQNIFATKLGDKECYFKLGCKGPMTKADCPLRKWNDRVNWPVEDNTPCIGCTEKGFPDETEPFVKF